ATGCAAGCGTTATGTATTATCGCGAGATGTAAATATTTTATATTCATTATAATTCATAAAGTTAATGAGTTAGGCCGGGGTTATTTTTTCGACATTACCGGCTTCCAGGCCGAAACCACGGCACAGAATGCAGGACAACGCCACGCCACAACCTGCTCTCCCACCGGAGCGCTGATTATTTGTGGTTTACCGGTTCCGTCCCATTAGCGGCATTCTCCATCGGGATCAGGTTCAACCGGCCGTGGCGCACGCCGGTCTGGGCGATAACCGACGTGGCAAATTGTTCTACGCGCTCGGTCGGCCCGCGCAGAATCACGGTTTCCACGCATTCGTCATGGCTGAGATGGGTATGCATGGTCGACACCGTCAGGTGATGATGCTCATGCTGCATACCGGCCAGCCGGCTCGACAACTGACGTTCGTGGTGGTCGTACACATAGCTCA
The DNA window shown above is from Dickeya dadantii NCPPB 898 and carries:
- the nikR gene encoding nickel-responsive transcriptional regulator NikR, whose amino-acid sequence is MQRLTISLDDPLAEALDALMLRKGYANRSEAFRDMLRRELGEMTVAQDKNAECVAVLSYVYDHHERQLSSRLAGMQHEHHHLTVSTMHTHLSHDECVETVILRGPTERVEQFATSVIAQTGVRHGRLNLIPMENAANGTEPVNHK